A single Salmo trutta chromosome 14, fSalTru1.1, whole genome shotgun sequence DNA region contains:
- the LOC115147396 gene encoding structure-specific endonuclease subunit SLX4 isoform X1, with product MDDSDQDFVDLCSKLLKRVRRKAGETEKRSVAEPSSQDTAKDIPTKRVTTRRKKKDVGSSSKGALGNNSEHVSSISTTCDEPNRLPSNTDESKQAVVNGGIELGVGENGSSVAVDAAGSRPEDRGMGVKEKVLHRMQQFKRVNPQKLVHGERNQPAATGSESDSAAPHPLPDNEVPSTSASTPLSLDPQVDDSDEALALRLQEELDREAQAVAQGSAVDLEQGGLFFCQLCQKDLSAMSPTGRTQHINRCLDESEDSAAPAPPPAPIVPECPICGKRFKSQKSRAAHLKRCSSTMGVAPAVLLQAVQRQVAEGLTDSTANQHQQAGGSKRKGSTDPSLPGRKKPRKKPRGLDEDTMVAMALSHSLLEQEKEMEREMQRELQREMERGGQQLPALLPHISLSPLKWRAEPSKTSKGRGKRKRGAPPRPPPLLLVQDSETALRRLQERVAGLLLRTRGPSPPTPTRCPSSLPSCSTGAGPLWQKSALRDGGPKVISEFYTPELREFIQPWVSVKTDMVCPTKAMPVSSTNLSITEGVSMTKQPIPSSQQPVSSTQAAPSSLPSTPGTGHLPVGSQTLCDLMELADEGMTLTQWGYSTPGPARDKENTATDFHLSGFVPESTDEPPDLCLSGFIPESIRTTESHQMRSLPQSRDTNRNNQKSVALSRLASDLTSMVNNPQFSDVQLQVDSGEVYFTHSFMLYARCPLLAQMVHDSGFGVQEDGMPSAQRVLLGEVPGQAVYTLLQYLYTAHCPLTHTLLPHVQELAARFNLEELQQLCQLYPAQTDLHRGVEGQGDQWGDYPAQEHQSGGEEEHQDQVFMELLRSMWNEEEVEEDEDRGEEGGIAMEEGRGDGVTIEDGETNEERVNEEEMEEIYEFAATQRKREEGKESEKEESEEEEEEGVTFFTETEEEQEAPIQAHSLAEHSDKGELTCMTSPQTKPPSLEADIAIGDIDTDQGNPNRIKTDLNKSEGKDLECSRTATMESDRTKQFESNVTSSRSVGEVSTTKSLHSSPHDDQELNASLDRSCSRLFSDSWGVYETQEEPHTSPPTQPSCQSQPPRAIQKPSQPPRTMVVEGTRQPELTSPPSSRSQPTRVRVDGGMRQTAIPTLQYSAIEIIDLSISPPLVPGVSALPVPGLSPGEVTDTRARVRMERVVGGGKVPVCKELLQEKVPSSPEDLKRESHGPYSISVPVSPPHSTKEEPELIVLSDSSEEMEVGDLGPTSPSPPPPTRLSQNHQGYTRITTQSNTEPKKPTSITQSDTEPKKSSWNEKETIGGSVRDPSVSPSDQGLDPDPPSYKPGSAGSTSLVDCSAEMSWLIPATPPLPSRRTSSSSTQTFSSMRRTQLFPKANSSSSSSAASVFSSPTLPFRPSRQTSTTSNPPRVSTHSAQTESSISRQKSDSRGLRHSSLGLDHDDRSSQKYNSGSVGSDCAARSPGFTVPSKSQPKRSCFPRLTPSLSVIPDPSTKGTPLHNIPQPKSSTPLYSDLPKPSASSLASPLLRDGEGDNGTRQRGSGLGISGSPWKRGGLGSLGLSLSDPSSSPHKESLTQPRENSSSPGQRRPSTESKYFHSPGDKERGVREESDEMMKMEELERSVVKEEEQEEEIGEDMERSSNSFQQSFLGMDEPPMAFDDSWGLNAGGGDTDGERSQAVCFSLRLESSGGGASPPRQGRRDGEIAGPSSTFTPSPPRPKAYTTHSYSTPSPPPPNTTTPQANPEINASLLDAEIWDDWGQEEDEALPLSQRVNPVALAQRVAQLKTPVAPRRKGQQGPLVPITPMPSYSDMDTPDLKNKLNRFGVRPLPKRQMILKLKEIHQYTHQVISSESEDEAPSLGRPRAVGPPPTTSSMEPTRKPVSCAQTGGFNEPSGRAAPTVSLVKLPGREEDMEPLSASQGSNTSSTAPSEDSERSNPEQCLSDDSDNDDITASQSASKLQDNLVAVRRFIQSDPDLYGQILHYQPLVLSDLQARLKAAGIRLGAAKLLDYLDSQCITFTTAKPGLRGGRKRKGKWATRAGGRRGRGAAKMAD from the exons ATGGACGACTCCGATCAAGACTTCGTGGACCTCTGCTCTAAGTTGCTCAAACGAGTCCGCAGAAAAGCAGGCGAAACCGAGAAGAGAAGTGTTGCAGAGCCCTCGTCCCAGGACACTGCGAAAGACATACCCACCAAAAGGGTGACGACTAGGAGGAAGAAGAAAGATGTTGGCTCAAGTTCAAAGGGAGCTTTGGGTAACAACTCTGAACACGTTTCCTCAATCTCTACCACTTGTGATGAACCAAACCGACTTCCCTCCAATACAGACGAATCTAAACAAGCAGTGGTCAATGGAGGTATTGAACTTGGTGTAGGAGAGAATGGGTCATCAGTGGCTGTGGATGCTGCTGGGTCTCGACCTGAGGATAGGGGGATGGGGGTGAAGGAGAAAGTGCTACACAGGATGCAGCAGTTCAAGAGAGTCAATCCACAGAAGCTGGTGCATGGTGAGAGGAATCAGCCTGCAGCAACAGGGAGTGAAAGTGACAGTGCTGCTCCCCATCCACTGCCAGATAATGAAG TTCCATCCACCTCCGCATCCACTCCCCTATCACTGGACCCCCAGGTGGATGACTCGGATGAGGCCCTGGCCCTGCGTCTACAGGAGGAGCTGGACAGGGAGGCCCAGGCTGTGGCCCAGGGTAGTGCAGTGGACCTGGAGCAGGGAGGCCTGTTCTTCTGTCAGCTCTGCCAGAAAGACCTGTCTGCCATGAGCCCCACAGGACGCACCCAACACATCAACAG GTGTCTAGACGAGAGTGAGGACAGTGCTGCCCCCGCCCCTCCTCCCGCTCCCATCGTCCCAGAATGCCCCATCTGTGGTAAACGGTTCAAGTCCCAGAAGAGTCGCGCGGCCCACCTGAAGCGTTGCTCCTCCACGATGGGCGTGGCTCCTGCCGTGCTGCTGCAGGCTGTACAGAGACAAGTtgcagagggactgactgacagcACCGCCAACCAACA tcaACAGGCCGGAGGTTCCAAGCGTAAAGGCTCCACAGACCCCAGCCTCCCGGGCAGGAAGAAGCCCAGAAAGAAGCCCCGTGGCCTGGACGAAGACACCATGGTGGCCATGGCCCTGTCCCACTCCCTCCTggagcaggagaaagagatggagcgggagatgcagagagagttacagagggagatggagagaggtggtCAGCAGCTCCCAGCCCTCCTCCCTCACATTTCTCTGTCACCATTGAAGTGGAGAGCTGAACCAAGTAAGACGA GTAAGGGGCGTGGCAAGAGGAAAAGGGGTGCACCCCCtcgcccccctcccctcctcctggtCCAGGACTCGGAGACAGCCCTGAGGCGTCTACAGGAGCGCGTGGCTGGCCTCCTCCTCCGTACCCGCGGCCCCTCGCCGCCCACCCCCACACGCTGCCCCAGCTCCCTGCCCTCCTGCAGCACTGGTGCTGGCCCCCTCTGGCAGAAGAGTGCGTTGCGGGACGGAGGGCCGAAGGTCATCTCTGAGTTCTACACCCCAGAGCTCAGAGAGTTTATACAGCCTTGGGTGTCGGTAAAG ACGGATATGGTCTGTCCCACCAAGGCCATGCCTGTATCCTCCACCAACCTTTCCATAACAGAAGGCGTCTCTATGACCAAGCAACCGATCCCCTCCTCCCAACAACCAGTCTCCTCCACCCAGGCAGCCCCCTCTTCGCTCCCTTCCACCCCAGGGACAGGGCACCTTCCAGTGGGCAGCCAGACTCTGTGTGACCTGATGGAGCTGGCTGATGAGGGAATGACCCTCACACAGTGGGGCTATTCTACCCCAGGACCTGCCAGAG ACAAAGAGAACACTGCTACAGACTTCCACCTAAGTGGCTTTGTTCCTGAGAGCACAGACGAACCCCCTGACCTGTGTCTCAGTGGCTTCATCCCAGAGAGCATTAGAACCACTGAAAGCCATCAGATGAGATCTCTTCCTCAAAGCAGAGATACCAACAGGAACAACCAGAAATCA GTGGCGCTGTCCAGGCTGGCCTCAGACCTGACCAGTATGGTGAACAACCCCCAGTTCAGTGATGTCCAGCTACAGGTGGACAGTGGGGAGGTGTACTTCACCCATTCATTCATGCTGTATGCTCGATGCCCCCTGCTGGCGCAGATG gtccatgacagtGGATTCGGGGTGCAGGAGGACGGCATGCCCTCAGCCCAGAGGGTGTTGTTGGGTGAGGTACCAGGCCAGGCGGTGTATACCCTACTCCAGTACCTCTACACAGCCCActgccccctcacacacaccctgctgcCACACGTTCAGGAGCTGGCAGCCAG GTTCAACCTGGAGGAGCTGCAGCAGCTGTGCCAGCTCTACCCAGCTCAGACAGACCTCCACAGAGGGGTAGAGGGACAGGGGGATCAGTGGGGAGACTACCCAGCCCAGGAGCACCAatctgggggagaggaggagcacCAAGACCAGGTCTTCATGGAGCTCCTCCGCTCCATGTGGAATGAAGAAGAGGTTGAGGAagatgaggacagaggagaggaaggagggattgCGATGGAGGAGGGGCGAGGGGATGGCGTGACGATAGAAGACGGAGAGACGAACGAAGAAAGGGTGAACgaagaagagatggaggagatatATGAGTTTGCTGCCActcagagaaagagggaagaagggaaagagagcgaAAAGGAAGaatcggaggaggaggaggaggagggagtgacaTTTTTCACAGAGACAGAAGAAGAGCAGGAGGCTCCAATCCAAGCTCACTCATTGGCTGAACACTCAGATAAGGGTGAATTAACATGCATGACTTCCCCTCAAACAAAACCTCCCAGTTTAGAGGCAGACATAGCTATTGGTGACATCGACACAGACCAGGGGAATCCAAATAGGATAAAAACTGATCTCAACAAATCAGAAGGTAAAGATCTAGAATGTTCCAGAACAGCCACCATGGAGTCAGACAGAACAAAACAATTTGAATCAAACGTCACAAGCTCAAGAAGTGTTGGAGAGGTATCAACGACAAAAAGCCTCCACTCCAGCCCCCATGACGATCAAGAACTAAACGCTAGTCTGGACCGTAGCTGCAGCCGCCTCTTCTCTGACTCTTGGGGGGTCTATGAGACGCAGGAGGAGCCCCACACCTCCCCACCAACACAACCATCCTGCCAGTCCCAACCCCCCAGGGCTATCCAGAAACCCTCCCAGCCCCCCAGGACCATGGTAGTGGAGGGTACAAGACAGCCAGAACTCACCTCCCCACCATCCTCCCGCTCCCAGCCCACAAGGGTGAGGGTCGATGGGGGTATGAGACAGACAGCGATCCCTACCCTCCAGTACTCAGCCATTGAAATCATTGACCTCTCCATCAGTCCTCCTCTGGTCCCTGGTGTATCCGCCCTACCTGTTCCTGGTTTGTCCCCAGGGGAAGTGACTGACACCAGGGCACGAGTTAGGATGGAGAGAGTGGTGGGAGGAGGGAAAGTTCCTGTGTGTAAGGAGTTACTCCAAGAGAAGGTACCGTCTAGTCCAGAGGACTTaaagagagagagtcatggtCCGTATAGTATTTCTGTACCCGTCTCTCCTCCTCACAGTACCAAAGAAGAACCTGAGCTTATAGTTCTGTCTGACTCTAGTGAAGAGATGGAGGTAGGGGATCTAGGACCTACCAGCCCCTCTCCACCACCCCCTACTCGTCTCTCCCAGAACCACCAAGGCTACACCCGAATCACAACTCAATCCAACACAGAACCCAAGAAACCCACCTCGATAACCCAATCAGACACAGAACCTAAGAAATCCAGCTGGAATGAGAAAGAGACTATTGGTGGTTCTGTGAGGGATCCTTCTGTCTCACCTTCAGATCAAGGCCTAGATCCAGATCCTCCTAGTTATAAACCAGGTTCTGCTGGTTCTACTAGTCTTGTGGACTGTTCTGCAGAGATGTCTTGGCTCATCCCGGCCACTCCGCCCCTGCCGTCCAGGAGGACCAGCTCTAGCTCTACCCAGACCTTTAGTAGCATGCGTCGCACTCAGCTCTTTCCTAAGGCcaactcttcttcctcctcttctgcagCGTCAGTTttctcctctcccaccctccctttcAGGCCTAGCCGCcagacctccaccacctccaACCCACCCAGGGTTTCTACACATTCTGCCCAGACAGAGTCCTCTATTTCTAGGCAGAAATCAGACAGCAGAGGGCTTCGGCACTCCAGCTTGGGTCTCGACCATGACGACCGCTCTTCCCAGAAATACAACAGTGGTTCAGTCGGGTCTGACTGTGCTGCCCGCTCCCCTGGATTCACAGTCCCCTCCAAGTCCCAACCAAAACGCTCCTGCTTTCCCCGcctgaccccctctctctccgtcatACCAGACCCCTCCACCAAGGGTACCCCTCTCCACAACATCCCCCAGCCAAAAAGCTCCACTCCCCTTTATTCAGATCTACCCAAGCCCTCTGCTTCGTCTCTGGCCTCCCCTCTTCTGAGAGACGGGGAGGGGGACAACGGAACAAGGCAGAGAGGGAGTGGGCTGGGTATCTCTGGGAGCCCATGGAAGAGAGGGGGACTGGGGTCTCTGGGCCTGTCCCTCTCGGACCCTTCCTCGTCCCCACATAAGGAGTCCCTTACCCAACCGAGAGAGAACAGCAGCTCCCCCGGACAACGCCGACCATCCACTGAATCTAAATACTTCCACAGCCcaggagataaagagaggggggtgagagaggaatCAGATGAGATGATGAAAATGGAGGAACTGGAAAGGAGTGTagtgaaagaggaagagcaggaggaagagATAGGAGAAGACATGGAGAGGTCCAGTAACAGCTTTCAACAGAGCTTCCTCGGGATGGACGAGCCACCCATGGCCTTTGATGACTCCTGGGGCCTAAACGCAGGAGGAGGGGACACGGACGGAGAACGATCCCAGGCAGTGTGCTTCAGTCTGAGGCTAGAGAGCAGCGGCGGTGGGGCTAGTCCTCCAAGACAGGgccggagagatggagagattgcaGGACCATCCTCTACTTTTACCCCCTCTCCTCCTCGTCCTAAAGCCTACACCACCCACTCTTACTCcaccccctctccacctccacccaaCACCACTACACCCCAGGCCAACCCAGAGATCAACGCTAGCCTCCTGGACGCTGAGATCTGGGACGACTGGGGGCAGGAAGAGGATGaggctcttcctctctctcagagggtGAATCCTGTAGCTCTGGCTCAGAGAGTGGCCCAGCTCAAGACTCCAG TGGCCCCCCGTAGGAAAGGCCAGCAGGGCCCCCTGGTCCCCATTACCCCCATGCCCAGCTACTCTGACATGGACACACCTGACCTCAAGAACAAGCTCAACAG ATTCGGTGTGCGTCCTTTACCCAAGCGCCAGATGATCCTGAAGCTCAAGGAGATCCACCAGTACACCCACCAGGTCATCAGCTCAGAGTCCGAGGACGAGGCACCTTCCCTGGGTCGCCCCAGAGCCGTCGGGCCCCcacccaccacctcctccatggaGCCCACCAGAAAGCCAGTGTCCTGTGCCCAGACTGGGGGGTTTAACGAGCCTAGTGGAAGAGCAGCACCTACCGTCTCCCTGGTGAAACTGCCTGGTAGGGAGGAGGACATggagcctctctctgcctctcaggGATCCAATACGTCCTCCACAGCACCCAGTGAAGACTCTGAGAG GTCTAATCCAGAGCAGTGCCTCTCTGACGACTCGGATAACGACGACATTACTGCCTCGCAGTCTGCCTCCAAGCTCCAGGACAACCTCGTCGCTGTCCGTCGTTTCATCCAGTCAGACCCTGACCTCTACGGGCAGatcctccactaccagcccctgGTCCTGTCAGACCTCCAGGCCAGACTCAAGGCCGCGGGTATCCGGCTGGGGGCCGCCAAGCTACTAGACTACCTGGATTCCCAGTGCATTACGTTTACCACAGCCAAGCCTGGACTgaggggaggaagaaagagaaaaggGAAGTGGGCGACCagggctggagggaggagagggagaggggcagctAAAATGGCAGATTGA